Part of the Thermus sp. LT1-2-5 genome, TGGCCCAGGTTGCTCCCCAGGTTCACCCCGGAAAGGACCAGGTCGATGGGCCCAAAGAGGTGAAGGCCTAAGGCCACGCAGTCCGCGGGGGTGCCCCGCACCCGGTAGGCGGGGAAGTCGGGCCCGGGAAGGGGAGCCGGGTGGGGAAAGGCCCGCACCGGGTGGGCTATGGTGATGGCGTGGCCTGTGGCGCTCTGTTCCGTTTCCGGGGCCACCACGAAGACCTCCCCCAGGCGGCTTGCCGCCTCCGCCAGGGCCCAAAGCCCGGGGCTGAAGATGCCGTCGTCGTTGGTCACCAGAATCCGCATGCCCTCACGGTAGGCCCCGGGTGTCAGGCCGGGGTCAGGAAAGATTCCCGCCCCGGGACGGGGCCGGGGCGGGGGCGAGGGGAGCCTTAGCGCCCCGCCACGCTCCGGTTGTACCGCTCCAAGGCGGCGTCGGCCCGGGCCTTGGCCTCCCGCAGAGCCTCCCGGGCGGGCTTACCCTTGAGCACCTCCTCCCAGGCCGCCTGCACGTACTGCCGGATCTCGGGGAACGAGCCCATGAGGCACCCGGCGCTGGCGGGGTTCACCTTGCTGGTGGCGAGTTGCTGGATGGCGGTGGTGTAGTTGGGCTGGCGCACGTGGGCTTGGCGCACCTCAGGGAGCTCCGTCACCCCCTTGACCACGGGGAAGTAGCCCGTGTTCAGGTGCCAGGCCGCCTGGGTCTTCGGTTCCAGGAGGAAGCGCACGAAGCGCCAGGCGGCTTGCGTTTCCGCGTCGGAGAACCCCTTCAGGACGTACAGGGCGGCCCCGCCGATGGCCACGCCGTTCCGCTCCCGGAGGTACGGGTAGAAGGCGGTGCGCAAGGGGAAGCGTCCCCCCACCTGGCGCAAAACCCCCGTGAGGCTCGCCGTGGAGTAGGCGGCGATGGCCGCCTGGCCTTGGGCGAAGAGGCTTTGCGAGTCGGCCCAGTTGCGCCCGGTGTTGGCCGCCACCCCCTCCCGCACCAGCCGGGCGTACATGTCCAAAAAGGCCACCGCCGCCTCGTTGTCGAAGGTCACCGCCGTGGCCCGGGCCTTGCGGCCGTTCTCGTTGTTGCAGAAGTACTCCCCGGAGTTGTAGGAGATCTGTTCCACGAACCAAGAGTCGATGGGGATGGAGAGCCCGTAGCGCACGGTTCGCCCTTGGGCGTCCTTCTTCGTGAGCTTGCGGGCCGCTTCCTCCAGGTCCTTGAGGGACCAGGTGGGCTTGAAGGGGATCCCAGCTTCCTGGAAGGCGGCCATGTTGAGGTAGAGGATGGGGTTGGAGGAGTTAAAGGGAAGCCCGTAGAGCTTTCCCTCGAGGGTGTAGTAGTTCCGGGGCTGGGGTAGGAAGCGGTCCAGGTCAAAGCCGTCCTTGCGGGCTAGGTCCTCCAGGGGTACCACGGCGCCGGAGTCCGCCATGATCCGGGCCCCGATATCGTAGATCTGGATCACATGGGGGTACCCCCGACCCGCCCGCAGGGCGGCCAGGAGCTTGTTGATGCCGTCGTCGTAGCTTCCCACGTACTGGCTTTTCACCTGCACGGCGTTTTGGCTCTGGTTGAACTCCTGCACCAGCTTCTCCGTGGCTTCGCCCAACACGCCCCCCATGGAGTGCCAGAACTCCACGGTAACCTTTTGCGCCAAGGAAGGAGAAAGAAGGAGCCATCCCAAAGCGCTGGCCTTAGCGAGTCCCAACAACCACGTCCGCATGTTCTACCTCCTTATCCCTTCAGCCCGCCCAGGGCGATCCCCTTCACGAAGGCCCTTTGGGCGAGCAGGAAGGCGAGCAGGGTGGGAAGGAGGACCAGGATGGCCCCGGCGGCCACCACGTTCCAGCGGGCCACCTCCTCGTTGAGGAGGAAGTTCACGGCGATCTGCGCCGTTTGCATCTCCCGGCTCTTGGTGACCACCAGGGGCCAGAGGTACATGTTCCAGGTGCCGATGAAGGTGAGGGCGGCGAGGGCTCCCAGGGCGGGCAAGGTGAGGGGAAAGGCCACGTGGCGCAGGGCCTGCCAGTGGCTGGCCCCGTCGATGCGGGCGGCGTCGAAGTAGTCCTCCGGGATGGTCCTCAGGGCCTGGCGCAGGAGGAAGACCCCCAAGGGGCTCGCCAGGAAGGGCACGGTCAGGGCCCAGTAGGTGTCCAGCCACCCCAGGCGGTCCACCAGGAGGTAAAGGGGCAGGAAGGTCACCTCCCCCGGCACCAGGAGGAGGGCCACCGCCAGGCCGAATAGCGCCTCCCGGCCTCGGAAGCGCATCCGGGTAAGGGCGTAGGCGGCGAGGAGGCTCGTCGCCAAAACCCCCAAGGTGACGGCGGCGGAGACCAGGAGGCTATTGAGGAGGAACCGCTCCAAGGGAAACTTGGCCAGGGCCTCGGCGTAGGGGGCCA contains:
- a CDS encoding carbohydrate ABC transporter permease, with translation MRRRLRLLPTYLLASLYAFLLTLPLLTLLSASLRSEADLYAPTLLPPNPTLAPYAEALAKFPLERFLLNSLLVSAAVTLGVLATSLLAAYALTRMRFRGREALFGLAVALLLVPGEVTFLPLYLLVDRLGWLDTYWALTVPFLASPLGVFLLRQALRTIPEDYFDAARIDGASHWQALRHVAFPLTLPALGALAALTFIGTWNMYLWPLVVTKSREMQTAQIAVNFLLNEEVARWNVVAAGAILVLLPTLLAFLLAQRAFVKGIALGGLKG
- a CDS encoding ABC transporter substrate-binding protein is translated as MRTWLLGLAKASALGWLLLSPSLAQKVTVEFWHSMGGVLGEATEKLVQEFNQSQNAVQVKSQYVGSYDDGINKLLAALRAGRGYPHVIQIYDIGARIMADSGAVVPLEDLARKDGFDLDRFLPQPRNYYTLEGKLYGLPFNSSNPILYLNMAAFQEAGIPFKPTWSLKDLEEAARKLTKKDAQGRTVRYGLSIPIDSWFVEQISYNSGEYFCNNENGRKARATAVTFDNEAAVAFLDMYARLVREGVAANTGRNWADSQSLFAQGQAAIAAYSTASLTGVLRQVGGRFPLRTAFYPYLRERNGVAIGGAALYVLKGFSDAETQAAWRFVRFLLEPKTQAAWHLNTGYFPVVKGVTELPEVRQAHVRQPNYTTAIQQLATSKVNPASAGCLMGSFPEIRQYVQAAWEEVLKGKPAREALREAKARADAALERYNRSVAGR